The genomic interval AATTTGATATATCTCTTCACTTTCCTGAATCAGGCATGGCCGCAAGATCAGTTTTTCTCTTATCCCTTCAAGAAGTCCCAGCGATTCGTCTTCAAGATAGGTGCCATAAACTTCTTTGCCGGTCGAGAGGAGAAATTCCGCCAAATGACTTCCCACAAAACCCGATATTCCTGTAATAAGCACCTTCTTCATCCGCTGGTCGTCTCCACTCATGCCCTCTTTTTCAGTAACTCCTGATAAACCACTCTGACTTTTTGAACCAATGGACCCCATCTAAAATGCTCTTCCACTTTTTTAAATCCATTCAGACCATACTCCTCCCGAAGCTCGGGATGGGACAGGAGAAACTTTATCTTTTCAGCGAGTTCGCCGACATGGCCCGGTTCAGCCAAAAGGCCATTTTTGTGGTTATCGACTAACACCCTGACTCCAGGCAAGGACGAAGCGACAACCGGCCGTGCGCAAGCCATCGCTTCGAGAAGGACAATGCCAAACGCTTCAGAACGATTGACAGAAGGGAGCACTGCTATATCGGCAAGATTATAATAATCTGGAAGTTCATCATCGGAAACCCCTTGGGCAAAAATAACCTGATTCGACAATCCTTCATTTTTTGCCGCGTTTCGGTAATGGGGAATCAGGTTTCCATTCCCGACGATTACTAATTTTATTTCTTTCATTTTCAGCTTTCCGACGGCTGAAATGAGCAGGGAGACGCCTTTAAAGTGATGGGCACGATCCAACCCTCCTACAAAGAGCAGGACTTTGTCATCCGAGGAAAATTTGAAGCGGGAAACCAGGCTGTCACTTTTTTTTCTCGGATGAAATCGGGAAGCAACCCCGTAAGGAATATGATATACCGGTTTCTCCCTTACGAAAGGAGCGATCAGGCTCGATTCTCCATACTCGCGGGTGGCAAAAATAACCCCATCGGCAGTGCTTGCCAGAAGAGGCAATATCGTCTTTCCATATCCCTTGAAAACAAGCTTCAGGATTCCAGATCCCAGGACATCCATATGATAGCTCAAAACGATTTTGGGCGACCGTACAAGAATCCATTTAAGAAAAAGGAGCCATTCGGCACCGCCAAAAAATGGATAATGAAGGTGAATCAGATCAAATGAGGAGAGCTTTAACAAGGCCTGTGGAACCAATGCTGCATTACCGTACTTGAACCAAGGGGTCAATCGATTAATTTTGAAACCTGCTGTTTGATCCGAAATCGTTCCTTTCCCTTCATAGTCGGGGGTAAAAATTTCATTCTCGTCTCCAAGAAGAGTCAGTCCCCTGGCATATTCGTTCGCGACATTTCCAATGCCACCTCGATAAGGGGGAAAAGTTGAAACAAGATGGGCTATTCTCATCCTACTCCTGTTCGCCGAAGGCAATGGTTCTGACTCCAACACCAAACCTGTTTAGCAACTGCCCGAATTCTTTTGAAGAGATCTTTCTTTTCACCTGTATTCTGAAACGTTCTTTCCGCATGACTGGAAACATCACCCATGCGCAATAAAAGGACCGGATCAGAATCATCCATCCGGAAATCAGGGAATTTCTTTGAGAAAACTGGCTTGCCATTCCCTTTCCTTTCAAAATGCCATAACCTTGCCACAGATATCGCTTTATCGAATACCACGGAGAAAGAATCAAATAAGGCCAGGGGTAATTCTTCATGATCACCCATCGCCTGTTTCTTTCCACCTGAAAAGCCTTGAAAGAAGAGGTTTCAGAGGAAGATTTGGAGAAATAATGATGAACAACGGCTCGAGGCGAATAGCGACATTGCCAGCCTGCAAGTCTCGCCCTAAATCCTAAATCCGTATCTTCACAATAGGCGAAAAAATGTTCGTCAAAATACCCGATTTCGTCTAGCATCTGCTTTTTGTAAAGGGCCGCGCACCCGCTGGGGAAAATCACCTCTGTTTCCTGATCAAACTGTCCTGTATCTCTTTGCATCCTTCCTCTTCCCCAGCTGATCCCGTCAGGATAGACAAGATGTCCCGTGTTGTCGATAATTTCTTCCTGGTCTCCCAGATAAATACGGGAAGCGACCATTCCGGTTTTATCATTAAACGAAGCCGATTCGACCAGGTTTCGAACCCAGTCCGGTTCGGCCCATGCGTCATTATTGAGTAGAAGAATGTATTCCCCACGGGAGGCGAGTATCCCGATGTTATTTCCGCGGGCAAATCCTTCATTTTTTGAATTGCGGATCCATTTTATTTTTTCTCCATAAATCGAACGTGTCGATTCATAGGATCCGTCTTCCGAATGATTGTCGACGACAATAATTTCAATCGAAGAATAGGATTGATTAAAAAGTGACTCCAGACATTTTTGAAGGGTTTCCTTGCCGTTCCAATTCACAACAATGACTGAAACAAAAGGGGGAATTGTCATTTCACCAATATATTCAAATTGGAATATTCATTCAATCTAAAGTTAAAAAAAAAGCCATGGGTGCAATCCATGGCTTTTATTTGAGAAACAAGTGAAAAATGATTCAGATCTACGGCTTGAAATTTCGAGAAGAGAGTTCAATGGCCTCTTCAATTAACCGGTAGTGATCCTCTTTATTTAAAGATTTTTGAATCAATTTCTCGGTCGTGGAAATCACCAGTTCGGCGGTCGCTTGTTTTACTTCTTTCATCAGCTTTATTTTTTCACGTTCCATCTCCTGGCGGGTCGATACAAGCATTCTTTCAGATTCTTCCCTGGCGCGCTTTTCACTCTCCTCCAGGATCTGCTGGCTCCTGACGCGCGCTTTTTCAAGAATCGCTTCGGCCTCTTTCTTCGACAGCTTTAACCGATTTTCATAGTCAGCCATCAATGTTTTCGCCTCACTCTGGAGCCTTTCTGCCTGTTCCAGGCTCTCCTTTATTTTCTTCTCTCGGATCTCAAGCATTTCCAAAATCGGAGGATAGGCATATTTTGAAAGGACATACCATAATATTCCGAAAGAAACGATTGACCAAAAAAGCAACGGCGTAAAAAAATGGGCATCAAACTGAGGCATATTCTTTTCCTTTTCCTTTAACGACTGTCGAACGGCGCCCTATTTTCTCAAACCCATGACAATAAACGCAATGACAAGTCCGTAAAGGGCAATGGCTTCGACCAGCGCAAATCCGATCCACATATATTTTCCGATCTTTGCTTCTGCCTGGGGCTGTCTGGCCACAGATTCAATCATCTTGCCAAAAATATAACCGATGCCAATCCCAGATCCCGCAAACCCTGCCGCTGCTATTCCCATGCCGATCAATGCTGCCGCTGATGAATCCATTTTGTTCTCCTTCTCTCTTTGAAATGAAATGTTAACCCCTCTAGACGATGCTATCGATGACTCAATGTTCCATTTTTATGGCGTCTCCTAAATAAACGGTAGTCAATATCGTAAAGATATAGGCTTGAATAAACGCAATACCCACTTCCAGCAGATTAATCGCAACGGAAAACCCGAAAGGAAGCCATCCGATCAGAAATCCGAGAGAAATAGCCATCCCTAATAAAACACCCAGGACGGTATGGCCAGCCGTCATATTTGCAAAAAGCCTGACTGCCAGGGAAACAGGCCTGGCAAGTTGACTCACGATTTCAATTGGAATCATCAGGGGAAGGAGCCAGCCGGGCGTTCCAGGAGGAATCAAAATATGGAGAAATCCGAATCCATGATACAGAAAACCAACCCCGATGCTGATCAAATAAACCAGCGCCGCAAATCCTGCTGTCACAATGAGCTGGCTAGTCACGGTATAGAATCCGGGAATGAGTCCCAGCAAGTTTGAAAAAAGAATAAAAAAGAAAAGGGTGGCCACAAACGGAACAAACTTCAATCCCTTTTCTCCCATATTTTCAAGCACCATGTTTCTTAGAAATTCCATTGCGATTTCAGCAAGATTCTGAAATTTTCCTGGAATGAGCCTGACGGATCTACCCGCCGCCATAAAAAAGAGTATCACCGAGGCGCTCACCAGCCACATCATTAACACCGCCTTATTGATGGAAATATCAAAAATCCCCAGATGAAGACTCAGAATATTATAAAGCTGAAAATGTTCTAATGGATTATGTTCCATGGCACCTATTCTTGTTTTTTTTCGGGATCTGCAGATTCCTCTTTTTGGAGCGCGGTCACAAATCGATATATATTTAAGAACCCTGCGGCCGCGCCCAGCAGGACCCCGCCTGTCAAAAACCAGGGTGAGGTATTGAAATATCGGTCGGCCGCATACCCCAAACCGGTTCCCAGCAGGGTCGCCGCAACCAATTCGACACCGATTCTGGCAGCATAAGAAAGGCCTTTATAAAAGGGATCTCCTTCTTTAACCACCCTGCCTCCGCCTGGTGAAATGTCCAGAAATAAAATCACGATAGTTAACCAAAAAATGGAAGGAAATGTCAAGAAAAAGAATCGGATTGGGAGGGTATTTTTTGATCAAATCGAACCCCTAACCAGAGAATTGTACCCAGGAAAGCGGCAGCAGCGGCTACCGTCAGAGCGATGTGCCAGCCATATCGTTCTCCCAGCCAAGGGGTTAGCGTGGGAGAAAGGGTTCCCCCTAAATTCGCCCCCATATTCATCAGTCCGGATAGCGCTCCGGAATGCTCCTTTGAGAGATCAATCGTACTCGACCAGAAAGCCCCGACGGTCCCGTAAAGGATCCCCGCGCCGAACGAAAGGAGAACAATGGCCCAGTACGGATTTGTCGTAATCGCTCCGGAATAAATCAAAAGCGAAGTCATCAACATTCCTCCCGCTCCGATGCCTCTTCTCCCTATATTCGGTCCATACCGCCTTGTCGCTCTGTCTGTCATCCAGCCTCCGAGAGGACAAAAAATGGCCATTGCCAGAAAGGGCGATGAAGCTAAAAAAGAACCTTTTAAGACCGTAAAGTGCCTTACATTGACCAGGTAGAGAAAGAACCATGAGAGATAAATATACGCGATATAACCGAGCATCGTGTAGCTGAGCGTCAGATACCATACCGACGGCATCTTAAGGAGAATACGAAACGACTTTTCATCGGATTTTTTGGCAGATTCCGAATCCGGATACGCAGAAGAAACAATCCATGCCAGTTCTTCATGATTAACGCCCGAATGTTGGCGAGGATCATCCCTTGCCATCAAGTACCACCCGGCTGCTACGATCAGACCGGCAGCCCCGGTCACATAAAAGGCCGCTTTCCATCCATATTGAGTCATCATCCACGCAACGGCCGGAGGCGTAATGGCCGAACCCAATCCGATTCCTCCAATTGCGACACCCATGCCGATTCCTCTCTCCGAACCGGGAAACCAGTTTGCCACTGTCCGGTTAAAATTGGGCAGCGCGGCGGCTTCTCCTGTTCCGATTAAAAAACGGATCACCATCAACGTGCCAAAGAGTCCTAAAAAGGAAACTAAAAAAAGACGGTCAGCCAATGCAGTTAGGATCGTAAAAATTGACCACCAGAGGAGAGCAAGCGTAAGCACAATTCGGGATCCCCAAATATCTCCCAGCCATCCCCCCGGGATTTGAAAGAGCGCATAACCCAAAACAAATGCGGAGAAAAGCGCTCCGATCTCGATCGAGGATATTCCCAATGCGGGCATCATTTCCTGGCCCGCCACAGAAATATTGACCCGGTCCACATAGGTAATAACGCTGATGATAAAAAGCCACGACAATATTTTCCAACGGACACCGCTTTTTTTATTTTTTACCATAATTCGAAGGAATCTGTTATTTTATATTTTATGACGAACGTCCTGGATGTCCAGAATCTGGATAAGAAATATGCCTATAAACCGGTTCTTGATCATGCCACCTTTACCATCGGAGAGCAAGAAAAAGTCGGGTTTGTGGGCCAAAATGGAAGCGGAAAGTCGACTCTGTTTAGAATTGTGGCCGCACTGGAGTCCAAAGATAGTGGCATCCTCTCCTTTAAAAAGGAGACCTCGTTGGGATATCTGGCCCAGGATCCGGTTCTCAATGCGGATCATACGATCGAGCAGGAACTCGAATCTGCACTTCATGCAATTTTAAAAGCGGTTCACCGGTTCGAAGAGATCAATCTCCTCCTCGCGAAGTCTCCCCGGAAAGCGGATTTGGACTGGCTCATCAGGGAACAAGAGGAAGTTTCACACTGGATTTCCCAGCACGGGGGATGGAATCTGGGACATCGCGTCGACGAGATCCTGCGCCATCTCAATATCCCTGACAAAAAGGAAAGGATCGGCAATTTATCCGGTGGGTTAAAAAAAAGAGTCGCCCTCGCGCGGCTGGTTCTGGAAGAACCTTCGCTCCTCCTGTTGGATGAACCGACCAATCACCTCGACGCCGATACGACCCAATGGCTTGAATCCTATCTGATCCGATACCCGGGAGCGGTGATGCTCATCACCCATGACCGCTATTTTCTAGACCGCGTCGTGACACGGATCATCGAAGTTGAAAATGGATCCCTGACTCCCTATCCGGGAAGTTACTCCATCTATGTGGAAAAGAAAGCGGAACGGCTTATTCATGAAGGACGGGCGCAGGGAAGGCTTGTCACCCTTCTAAGAACCGAAACCGCCTGGATTATGCGGGGCGCAAGGGCAAGAACCACCAAATCCAAATCAAGAATCGAACGGTATGGCGAGCTGCAAAAACAGATCAAAGGACCCCAGTCCGGAGGGTTACAGCTCGATTTTCAGAGCAATGCCCGTCTCGGCGACATTATTCTGGAATTGCAGTACCTCACCAAATCGTTTGGTTCAAAACTCCTCTTCAAGGATCTCCTTATATCGATCAAGAAAGGAGACCGGATCGGCATCATCGGGCCCAACGGATCAGGGAAGTCCACGCTTCTAAAGTTAATTCTCAAAGAAGAACTGCCGTCAGGCGGAAACATACTTTTGGGGAAAAATACCCGAATTTCTTATTTTGACCAGCATCGTGAATCGCTTGATCCGGACGCCAGAGTGGAGCTTGCCCTGGGCGAGGGCGCCTGGATCAAATCCGGTGAGGTGACCCAAACCCGAACCGCTTATCTGGAATCATTTCTCTTCTCCTTTTCCGATCAAAAGAAATTGATCCGAACCCTGTCAGGAGGAGAGAAGGCGCGTCTGATTTTGGCAAAACTGATGCTGGAAAACAGCAACTTCCTACTCCTCGACGAGCCCACCAATGATCTGGATATTCCGACTCTACAGCTTCTCGATGAAGCGCTGAACTCTTTCAAAGGATGTGTTCTTATGGTGACTCATGACCGCTATTTCCTGGATAAAGTGGCTACGGGGATCTTAAGTTTTGAATCAGACGGCTCCGTTCACTATATTGAAGGAAACTATGAAATCTATCTGAATTGGAAAACTCGAAAGGAAGTAATCAGGAAAAAGGAACCTAAAAAAGAGGATCCCCGGACGTCTCCGGCGCCTCTCAAGAAAAAGAAGGGACTGACCTTTAATGAACAGCAGGAGCTCAACGCGATCGAAAAAGAGATTGAAAAGATTGAAAGTCGAAAAAAGGAAATTATACGGCGGATGACCCAGCCCGCAGGTTCAAAGCACGCAGAACTCAACGAAATCGGAGAAGAATTTCGTAAAATTGAGAAACTCCTGAGTGAATGTGTTCTCAGGTGGGAGCATCTTGAAACCAAACGTACGGTGGAATAAGAGAGAATCAATTCGAAAAGCGGGTTCCTGAAAATATGTTATATTTAAATCAAGTATTCGGGATTTTTTAATAGAAAAGGGCTCAAGCTCCCGGAAAAATTCTAGAAAGCATCTGCATGGATCAAAAGATAAAATTTGGCCTCCGATTAAAATTTATAGCGATATTCTCACTTCTCTTCCTGATCCAGGGCGCCATCCTTGGAATTTTCTTCATGGTCCGGGAAAAGAGCTCACTCAAAGAGGATCTCAAAGAGCGGGGCATCTCTCTTTCAAAAAGCCTTGCATTTAACAGCGCTTACGGCGTCACGGTGGGAGATTCGGATGTTCTCATGGGATTTCTTCCCGGCGTGCTGAAGGAATCCGACGTCTCTTATGTGGCCATCCTGGACAAAGATGGAAAGGTCCTGGCCCACTCGCAAAAAGATCTTGTTGGAAAGACTGTCACAGATGATGCGGCAAGGATAAATGGTTCGGTTGAATCATCCGTAAATGAACTTACGAATGAAAGAGGGGAAGATCTCTACGAAATCGTTTCTCCGATCCGAAACCGAAGCACCGATGCCCTTATGGCTTCGCAAACAGGACAGGTCAATTCCATCGGTACCGTTAGAATTGGTCTTTCCACCCGAAATCTCAGTGAAAAGATCAGAACCGATCTTCTGCTCACTCTCCTCCTGACGGGTATGATCATTTTAATTGGAAGCTTTCTTGCCTTCATATATGTTAAATCGATTGTTCAGCCGATTGAAGAGATGGCGCTCCTGGCAACAAAAATTGCTGACGGGGATTTCACCCACTCGCTAAATGTGACTTCACGGGATGAAATCGGAGTTCTCGGTCAGGCTTTCATTAAAATGTCCGGAAGCCTGAACGCAATGATCAAAAATATCCGGGAAGTCACCCATAACCTTGCGTCCGCATCCGTACAGATGAAAAAACATTCTGAAACCGTAATGCAAGGAGCCAAAGCACAGGCCTCGAGTGGCGAAACAAGCTCTTCCTCTGTCGTACAAATGAACACGTCCATCCTGGAAATTACCAGCAATGTGGAAGGGCTTTCCCACTCCTCTGAGGCAACCTCCTCCTCAATCCTCCAGATGTCTGCGTCATTTGAAGAAGTCGCCAACACAACTATTCATATGGTTGATCGCGTGGATGAGACCTCCAGTTCCATTACCGAAATGGCCAGCGCTATAAAGGAGGTCGGTCAGAATGTCGAGCAGCTCTCGTTTTCAGCAGAAAAAACTGCGTCTGCGGTGCAAGAAATCAATCTCTCCGTGAAAGAGGTCGAAAGCCATGCCAAAGAATCGGCTTCCCTCTCTGAAAAAGTGTCACTCGATGCGGAAAAACTTGGAATGACTGCGGTTGAAAAAACAATTTATGGTATGAATCAGATCAAAGAGAGCGTTCTATCCTCCGTCACGGTGATCAATAAGCTGGGAGAACGTTCAGAACAGATCGGAAAAGTTCTCACGGTCATTGAACAGGTTACAAAACAGACCAATCTACTGGCCTTAAATGCCGCCATACTCGCGGCGCAGGCTGGCGAACAAGGAAAAGGGTTCGCGGTTGTTGCCGAAGAAATCAAGAATCTGGCAGATCAGACTTCCGGATCTACCCGGGAAATTTCACAGCTCATCAAGGACGTACAAAGAGAGGTTCAGGAAGCGATTCAGGCTTCCCAGTCAGGTTTCAGAACGGTTGAAACAGGTCTTCAATTGTCGCTTGCTGCCCGCGACGCGCTCAAGAAGATTCTGGACAGCTCCAGGCTTTCAAGTTCTATGTCGCAGAATATCGAAAAAGCGACGATCGAACAGACGGGACAGGTCAGTAAAATGAGAGAGGCCATGGAGCAGATCAATAAGATGATTCAGCAGATTTCCGCTGCGACCACACAGCAGAAGAAAGGAAGCGAACAAATACTGAGCAATACCGAAAAAATGCGGGATGCGACCCGCACCGTACAGCGATCTATGCAGGAACAGTCAAAAGGAAGCAAACAAATTACCGAAGCGGTGGAAAACGTCAATGAACGGGTGAAACAGATTTCAAGAGCCATTAAAGAGCAGAAAAAAGGAACCGAAATATTTATGGGTTCCATGGAAAGCATTCAGTCCACTTCATGGGACACTGTAAGCCTGGTTGAAGAAATGAACAAATCGATCCACCTCCTTTCCCAGCAGGCCGAAGTGCTAAAATCTGAAATGGAACGTTTTAAAATTTAATTATTCCCGTCGTCCCAAATCTCTCTTTCCTCTCCCCTTCCATTTGAGTTATGATAGGCTCTTACGATATTTATTTTTCCCATACCTGCAAAGGGATTTTTCATGTCTGATATTCGCGTTCGTTTTGCGCCCAGTCCTACCGGCCATTTGCACATCGGGGGTGTCAGAACCGCCCTGTTTAACTGGCTTTTTGCTCGCCACCACCAGGGCAGATTTATTTTAAGAATCGAAGATACCGATCAGGAGCGCTCTACAGACCAGTCAATTCAGGCAATCCTGGAAGGGATGAATTGGCTCGGTCTGGACTGGGATGAAGGACCTTTCCGCCAGACGGATCGCCTGCCTCTTTACCGTCAACATGCCGACCGTCTCCTTTCTGAAGGGAAAGCTTACCCTTGTTACTGTCTCCCCGAAGAGCTGGATGAGCGCAGAAAAGAGGCCATGAAAAAAGGAAAACCTCCAAAATACGACGGACGATGCCGGAATCTGAATCAGCCAGTGGAAGGGAGAAGACCGGCCCTGAGATTTAAGGCTCCTCTGGAAGGACAAACTGTTTTTCAGGATATGGTCAAAGGAAGAGTTAGTTTTGAAAATCAGCAATTGGATGATTTGATTATCGTGCGTTCAGACGGATGGCCGACCTATAACTTTTGCGTGGTCGTCGATGATGCTTTAATGAAGATTACCCATGTCATACGGGGAGACGACCATTTGAATAATACACCTCGACAGATTATTATGTTTCAGGCTTTTGGCTATGCCCTCCCCCGATTCGGACATGTCTCGATGATTCTCGGTTCAGATAAAGCGCGCCTGTCAAAACGGCACGGGGCGACTTCAATCATGGAATACAAGGCCATGGGATATCTCCCCGAAGCGATGATTAACTATCTCGTCCGTCTCGGGTGGTCCTATCAGGATCAGGAGATTTTTTCACTGCAGGACCTGATACACCATTTCTCAATGGATTCTGTGGGAAGTTCGGCCTCTATTTTCAATCCGGAAAAACTCCTCTGGCTCAATGCTCATTATATTAAACATGGTGAGCCCGAACGAATGGTTCGCCTCATGATGGATCAAATCGAAGCGCTCGGACTGATTGACCCGAAAGGAATTGATCCGGAACATTTAAAAGATACCTATTTCATCTTGAAGGAAAGATCTCGCGATTTGAATGAACTGGTTCGTACCGCCGTAGATTATTTCGTCGATAAAATCAAGATTGACCCGGAGGGAATGAAAAAACTGACACCCGACGCCCTTCCTGTTTTGAGAGAGGTCAAGGAAAGGCTTGCATCGATTCCCGTTGATCATGATCCTCTTGAGAAGATGATCAAAGAGGTGATGGAAACATACGGAAAAAAGATGGGTGAAATCGCTCAACCGCTTCGAATTGCGTTGACGGGAAAAACGGTGAGTCCGGGTATTTTTGAAGTTTTTCGCCTGCTCGGGAAAGAACGTTCGCTACTACGGATTGACCACGCCATACAGATTCTCTCATCAATGGCCTGACAATCGCTTGATCTCTTCGACTCCTTTTTGGATGATGCCAACTGATTCACGGATCTCTTCCAAGGTCGTCTTCCATCCTATTGTCAAAAGAAGAGTCCCCCGCGCCCGAGCCGCCGGAAATCCCAGAGCGGTTAAAATAGACGGGCTATTCAAATTGCCGGACAGGCAACTCGATCCCGTGGCAGCTGCGACACCGTTGGCCGACAAAAACAGGACCAAAGCCTCTCCTTCGATTCCTTTTAAGTGAAAACTGGCATGATATGGGAGACGATGAATCGGATCACCGGTTAACCGGGCATCCGGTATCCTTTTTTGAATCTCCTGAATAAGAACATCTCTCAATGCCTTGAAACTCTCCTGCCGTTTTTTCAGGTTTTCTCGGGCAATTTTTGCCGCAATGCCAAACCCAACGATTCCGGGAACATTTTCTAGCCCTCCTCTCTTCCCTTCTTCCTGATTTCCACCTTCGATCAAACGGTCAATCTTCATTCCTGTTTGAATATAAAGTGCTCCCACCCCTTTAGGACCATAAACCGACTGTGCAGAGAAGGTGTAATAGTGGACCCCCAATTCTCTCACATCGAGCGGCTGGGTGCCTGCCAGAGAAACCCCGTCCGAATGGACAAGGACTCCGGAATCCTTGATCCTTTCAACAATTTCTTTTATCGGCTGTATCGTGCCAATTTCACTCTGGGCATGATGAATTGTAATTAAAACAGTCTGTGGCAGAATCCCTTCCTGAACCTTCTCTGGAGCGACGCGGCCAACCGGATCAACGGGAAGGTAAGTGACTTTTCCTCCGTGTTTTTCCCAGTTTTTCAGGGGTTTCGTGATTGAAACGTGTTCTGTCGAACTGGTCAGAACATGATGACCCCTTTTCAGATAAGCAGAAGGGACCCCACGAATAACCCAGTTATTTCCTTCTGATCCGGATGAAGTAAAAAAGATCTCGTTTGATCTTGCTCCAATGAGTTGAGCGACCTCATTTCTTGCTTCTTCAATCGCCCTTTTTGCCTTTTTTCCGAGAGTATGGAGACTTTGCGGGTTGCCAAATTCGTTTGCGAGAAACGGAGCCATCCCCTCAAAAACTTCAGGAAGGAGAGGAGAACCATTCACATAATCAAGATAAATTTCATTCATCGGAACTATCCGTCATATCGGGTCATTATACCCGTCGTTTTGACTCGTTGACAACCAGGAAACGGCAGTGTTATTTTAAAGGAAGCTCCGGAGATCCTTAATTGAGAAAACTCGCGCTTGCCTTGACCACCCGTCCCGAAGACCCTTCTTCACGGACTACGATCAATTTGGCTAAAGCTGCACTGGAAAAAAAGATTGAAGTCTATCTCTATGTCACAGACGAAGGGGTCTACCACTTAACAGGCTCTCCCCTCTTCGATCTCGTTGCGCAAGGGGCAAAACTCTATGTGTGTGCCTATGGCTGCCAGTCCCGGAATCTTCCCTATGACGACCCCCGTGCCACCTACTGCGGATTGGTCATGCTGGGGAGCCTGATTGAAGGCACCGACCGGTTTATTTCCCTTAACTAGAATGCCCCTCTCGCCCGAAAAACATTCTTTGAAAATCGTGGTCCTGATCAAGACAAACCCATTTGAATCGCCCCGGGGCGTCGAAGCAATCCGAATGGCGCTTGGGCTGGGAAGCGGCGTTCACCAGGTGGAAATTATTCTGATGGGCGATGCACCTTATCTCCTCACGGAGGAACAGGAGAGGATTCTGGATTACGAGACGCTAGAGAAATATATTTCCAGTTTTGAAGATTCCGAAAAACCCTTTTATATTGAAGAGGCATTTTTAAAAAATCATCCCGATTTTGAAACTGTTTATCCATATGCATCGACCACGACAGAAATCATAGCCGATAAAATTTCAGCGGGAGAAAAATTTCTCATCTTCTAAATGGAAAATCAGCTACATATTCTTAAAAAAGAAATTGACGAAAAAGCCCAATTGATCATTCAAAACCTTTCAGAGCGATATCCCGACAAGATTCGAGTCGTTTTGATTCAAGAAGCGATCAGGGTGAAACCTATCTGGAAATGTCAAACTTTTTGCTTGATCGATGTCGCTTCTAGCTCCGTCCCTCAAATGGGAGAATGTGAAGAGATTGGTTATAGCCGGCTCGTCGATCTGATTTTTGAAGCGGATTCGGTTGTGACGTGGTAGGGGAATGAGGTAGAAACCGTTGAGAAGGACTATTTCTTTGCATCCTGGTATTCTTCGTGCCAGGTCATTTGAATCGCTTCCAGAATCTTTTCGTTCGATTTCTTCGGGTCTCCCGTAAATCCGTCAAGGGAGACAAT from Nitrospirota bacterium carries:
- a CDS encoding DsrE family protein produces the protein MRKLALALTTRPEDPSSRTTINLAKAALEKKIEVYLYVTDEGVYHLTGSPLFDLVAQGAKLYVCAYGCQSRNLPYDDPRATYCGLVMLGSLIEGTDRFISLN
- a CDS encoding DsrE family protein → MKIVVLIKTNPFESPRGVEAIRMALGLGSGVHQVEIILMGDAPYLLTEEQERILDYETLEKYISSFEDSEKPFYIEEAFLKNHPDFETVYPYASTTTEIIADKISAGEKFLIF
- the iscX gene encoding Fe-S cluster assembly protein IscX, which gives rise to MDWSNIEDIALGLVEKYPDTDPLTVRFTDMHRSIVSLDGFTGDPKKSNEKILEAIQMTWHEEYQDAKK